From a region of the Rhinopithecus roxellana isolate Shanxi Qingling chromosome 8, ASM756505v1, whole genome shotgun sequence genome:
- the PRR36 gene encoding proline-rich protein 36: MDKRDKAKAGATARTPAARPPGLLTPRPPGSPRPPPPVTPAALRVLGAAGAVGRKPLAERAGGIGGTTLPESAPRAGPTRSAGTSSRNPASRAPASGRGERAPPAKKTSPGPVSSPGRDSGTTRPGPLGQKGLRIPAEETVARGKATEAPKKSALGAGARRDTSGPTPGTPSPAMARRSRAAGTEGGLPRPGPSARPRPATEGPRKLVSSASEHSTTEPSPAARRRPSAGGGLQRPVSRPLSSSATPLSSPARSGPSARGTPRAPAHPSQPKPKGLQALRPPQVTPLRKDAAPALGPLSSPLATPSPPGTKARPVPPPYNAATPLPATLPPSPPVTPPLPAALQSQAPPTLPATPHSPSLTCQLATPLPLAPPSPSAPSSLQTLPSPPATPPSQVPPTQVITSFPEAGVSSPAIAAFVASVSPSVSSPLQSMPPTQANPALPSLPTLLSPLATPPLSAMSPLQGPVSPATSLGNPASPLATLLQPGLSALTTPPPASPSPSPPPPQATPHTLATLPPQDPPLLATLPLQASPSPLTTVSLQDRPLVSPSLLASPLQAPPPPLAPPHSPAPPSMTTPPMHAPPSLQTIPPIQVPHSLTSPSLQAPPSPLASSSLQATTSLGSPPLQATHSFLTLSPRQTQPLTSPSRPSSTPPDSPSLQAPLSLTASPPLQTSLSPAVSPLNSPLTTPPLQAPSSLASYSPQAPPSSLTMPPLETQSSLVPPSLQTPPASLTTPPLESPPSLAPPPLQTASGSLTTSHLETPPCPAPRPLQAPPSPLIAPPPETPSSIATPPPQAPPALASPPLQGLPSPPLSPLATPPPQAPPALALPPLQAPPSPPASPPLSPLATPFPQAPTAMAVYLLQAPSSPTPSPPGQALFSPPASPTVSPSATPSPQAPPSLTAPPLQVPPSPPASPPMSPSASPPPQTPAPLSGPPLQVPPSPPASPPMSSSATPPPQTPPPLAAPPLQVLPSPPASPPMSPLAKPPPQAPPALATPPLQAPPSPPASLPGQAPFSPPMSPLATPPPQAPPVLAAPLLQVPPSPPASPTLQAPRRPPTPGPDTSVSGPRLTLALAPGPPPPPSRSPSSTLSGPDLAGHSSSATSTPEELRGYDSGPEGGAAASPPPDAELAACHPAAWSRGPAPPLAFRGAPGAQLPWPPAGGPGSADGLCTIYETEGPESATPAPGALDPGPTSGASGGKAVAGAGAGASSRSPKQARLGELPLGALQASVVQHLLSRTLLLAAAEGAAGGSGGGPGGAEGGGVTGGARAALSDAELGRWAELLSPLDESRASITSVTSFSPDDVASPQGDWTVVEVETFH; encoded by the exons ATGGACAAGAGAGACAAGGCGAAGGCAGGGGCCACCGCGCGGACGCCGGCTGCTCGCCCTCCTGGACTTCTGACTCCCAGGCCCCCAGGCTCTCCTCGACCCCCTCCCCCAGTAACTCCCGCAGCCCTCCGAGTTCTGGGAGCTGCGGGAGCTGTGGGGCGAAAACCTCTGGCAGAGCGAGCCGGGGGCATCGGCGGGACCACTCTTCCAGAGTCTGCGCCCCGAGCGGGACCAACGCGGAGTGCTGGGACAAGTTCCCGAAACCCAG CTTCCAGGGCCCCAGCCTCCGGGAGAGGGGAGAGAGCTCCTCCTGCCAAGAAGACCAGCCCAGGCCCTGTTTCTAGCCCAGGGCGTGACAGCGGGACCACTAG GCCAGGCCCTCTTGGCCAAAAGGGACTCCGGATCCCAGCGGAGGAAACTGTAGCCAGAGGAAAAGCTACAGAGGCTCCCAAAAAGAGTGCCCTCGGCGCCGGCGCACGGAGAG ACACTTCCGGGCCTACCCCAGGAACCCCCTCCCCGGCCATGGCCCGCCGGTCCCGGGCTGCGGGCACCGAGGGGGGGCTCCCCCGGCCAGGTCCGAGTGCCCGGCCACGGCCAGCGACAGAGGGCCCTCGGAAATTAGTGAGCAGCGCCTCGGAGCACAGTACCACCGAGCCAAGCCCGGCTGCCAGGAGGCGGCCCAGCGCCGGTGGGGGTCTCCAGAGGCCGGTCTCGCGTCCCCTGAGCTCCAGCGccacccctctctcctccccagcccGTTCTGGGCCCTCAGCCCGCGGAACACCCAGGGCTCCTGCGCATCCCTCGCAGCCCAAACCGAAAGGGCTGCAGGCTCTGCGCCCCCCGCAGGTCACACCCCTAAGGAAGGACGCAGCCCCAGCACTAGGCCCGCTTTCTTCTCCTTTGGCCACACCCTCTCCACCGGGTACCAAGGCAAGACCCGTACCGCCTCCCTACAACGCAGCCACTCCCCTGCCAGCCAcgctccctccctctccaccgGTCACGCCCCCTCTGCCAGCAGCACTGCAAAGTCAGGCCCCGCCCACCCTGCCGGCCACGCCCCACTCGCCGAGCCTTACCTGTCAGTTGGCCACACCTCTTCCTCTagcccctccttctccctctgctcCTTCCTCTCTGCAGACCCTCCCCTCTCCACCAGCCACGCCCCCCTCGCAAGTTCCACCCACACAGGTGATTACATCCTTTCCAGAAGCAGGCGTCTCTTCCCCGGCCATAGCCGCTTTTGTGGCTTCAGTCTCTCCATCAGTTTCATCCCCTTTGCAGAGTATGCCCCCCACCCAAGCTAATCCAGCGTTGCCCTCTCTTCCgactctcctctctcccttggCCACACCTCCTCTGTCAGCCATGTCTCCTCTACAAGGCCCTGTTTCTCCGGCAACATCTCTTGGGAATCCGGCTTCTCCCCTCGCCACACTCCTTCAGCCAGGCCTTTCTGCTCTGACCACGCCCCCTCCGGCCAGTCCTTCCCCGTCTCCGCCCCCTCCCCAGGCCACGCCCCACACTCTGGCCACTCTTCCTCCACAGGACCCTCCTCTTCTGGCCACATTGCCTCTGCaggcctctccctctcctttgaCCACAGTCTCTCTGCAGGATCGTCCTCtagtttctccctctcttttggCCTCGCCTCTGcaggccccgcccccacccctggCCCCGCCCCACTCACCGGCCCCACCTTCTATGACTACGCCCCCTATGCATGCCCCGCCCTCTCTCCAGACCATTCCCCCAATACAGGTCCCACATTCTCTGACCTCACCGTCTCTGCAGGCACCTCCCTCTCCTCTGGCTTCGTCCTCTCTGCAGGCCACAACTTCTTTGGGCTCACCCCCTCTGCAGGCCACACATTCTTTTCTGACACTGTCCCCTAGGCAAACCCAACCTTTGACCTCGCCTTCTCGACCTTCCTCTACTCCCCCTGATTCACCCTCTCTGCAGGCCCCTCTTTCCCTTACTGCCTCACCCCCTCTGCagacttctctctctcctgctgtctcACCCCTAAACTCACCCCTGACCACACCCCCTCTGCAGGCTCCATCTTCTCTGGCCTCCTACTCTCCTCAGGCACCTCCCTCTTCCCTGACCATGCCCCCTCTGGAGACCCAGTCTTCCCTAGTCCCGCCCTCTCTGCAGACACCTCCTGCTTCCCTGACCACACCCCCTCTGGAGAGCCCACCTTCTCTAGCCCCACCCCCTCTGCAGACAGCTTCTGGTTCCCTGACCACATCCCATCTGGAGACTCCACCTTGTCCAGCCCCACGGCCTCTGCAAGCACCACCTTCGCCATTGATCGCGCCCCCTCCGGAGACCCCCTCTTCCATAGCCACGCCTCCTCCACAGGCCCCACCTGCTCTGGCCTCACCCCCTTTGCAGGGCCTGCCCTCTCCCCCTCTGTCTCCTTTGGCCACGCCCCCTCCGCAGgccccacctgccctggccttgcCTCCACTGCAGGCCCCTCCctctccacctgcctcacccCCTCTGTCTCCCTTGGCCACACCCTTTCCACAGGCCCCAACTGCTATGGCAGTGTACCTTCTGCAGGCCCCTTCCTCTCCCACTCCCTCACCCCCAGGGCAGGCCCTTTTCTCTCCCCCTGCCTCACCCACAGTGTCTCCTTCAGCCACGCCCTCTCCACAGGCCCCACCCTCTCTAACCGCGCCTCCTCTGCAGGTCCCACCCTCTCCCCCTGCCTCTCCCCCAATGTCTCCTTCAGCCTCGCCCCCTCCACAGACCCCAGCCCCGCTATCCGGGCCTCCTCTGCAGGTCCCACCCTCTCCCCCTGCCTCTCCCCCAATGTCTTCTTCAGCCACGCCCCCTCCACAGACCCCACCCCCTCTGGCCGCTCCTCCTCTGCAGGTCCTGCCCTCTCCCCCTGCCTCACCCCCAATGTCTCCTTTGGCCAAGCCCCCTCCACAGGCTCCACCTGCTCTGGCCACACCTCCTCTGCAGGCCCCTCCCTCTCCGCCTGCCTCACTCCCTGGGCAGGCCCCTTTCTCACCCCCAATGTCTCCTTTAGCCACGCCTCCTCCACAGGCCCCACCTGTTCTGGCAGCGCCCCTTCTGCAggttcctccctctccccctgccTCACCCACCCTGCAGGCCCCACGCCGCCCCCCGACCCCGGGTCCGGATACCTCCGTCTCGGGCCCACGGCTGACCCTGGCGTTGGCCCCcggcccgccgccgccgccctcgCGCAGCCCGTCCAGCACGCTAAGCGGGCCGGACCTGGCCGGCCACAGCAGCAGCGCCACGAGCACGCCAGAGGAGCTGCGTGGCTACGACAGTGGGCCCGAGGGCGGCGCCGCAGCCTCCCCTCCCCCCGACGCAGAGCTCGCCGCTTGCCACCCGGCTGCCTGGAGTCGAGGCCCCGCTCCGCCGCTCGCCTTCCGCGGAGCCCCAG GTGCGCAACTGCCGTGGCCTCCCGCTGGCGGACCCGGCTCTGCTGACGGTCTGTGCACCATCTACGAGACTGAAGGGCCCGAGTCGGCGACCCCAGCCCCAGGCGCACTGGATCCGGGGCCCACTTCCGGCGCGAGCGGTGGGAAGGCGGTGGCTGGGGCCGGGGCTGGGGCGTCCTCGCGGAGCCCGAAGCAGGCGCGCCTGGGCGAGCTGCCACTGGGGGCGCTGCAGGCTAGCGTCGTGCAGCACCTGCTAAGCCGGACGCTGCTGTTGGCAGCTGCCGAGGGTGCCGCGGGCGGCAGCGGCGGGGGCCCAGGAGGCGCCGAGGGTGGTGGCGTCACGGGGGGCGCCCGGGCTGCACTCAGCGACGCCGAACTCGGCCGCTGGGCCGAACTACTGTCTCCCCTGGACGAGTCCCGTGCCAGCATCACCTCGGTCACCAGCTTCTCTCCGGACGACGTGGCCTCTCCGCAGGGTGACTGGACCGTGGTGGAGGTGGAGACCTTCCACTGA